TGGTATCGCAAACCCACCTGGTCTGGTAGATgcctaaattttgattcaaatcacCCACTTTTACTTTTACCTGGAATAATTTGTTAAAGGTAATGTAAATTTCATATTACATATCTTGACCCGAAATGAACAACGTAGAGTTGACGAAATAGTTCAAAATGCGGAAATTAGGTCTTTTATTAGCATTACATTTGTTGAAGGTCAATCTGAGCGAATTGCGAGAGTTCTCGGGCATTATGACATAACTGCggcgtttaaaaacaaaagagaccTTACGTCAGTCTTGAGGCCCACTAAagataaatcaaataatttgcaaaatagcGCTATTGTTTATGGCATTTGGTGCAAAGGTCAAAATTGCAAAGCGGTTTACATAGGCCAAATTAAAGGTCCGTTAGAAGTAAGGGTTAAATAACACAAGAAAGACATAAATAAGGTCCCTAACAAACAGACAATGCTCTCTAAGCATAGTATtgagaaagatgattttttcgattttgataacgcGAAAATTCTTGCGAATGAATGTCACTATCGCAAACGTCTGATGTTCGAAATATGTCATATCGCTGGTAATGAGAATGCTGTCAATTTAAGAAGCGACGTggaaaaactgtcaaaaatatactatcctgttgtaaagagaaacaaattttgagaacacgTGGTCACTACGGTTGTCGCCTACTAAAGGAAACCGGCATTCGGTCATCTCAATTTTCAGGTGGAATTACGGCCACAGCCCTTTTAATAACTAAAGCACCGTTCCTTTGAACCTcgtaagttgtaaaattggagAAACTCTGTGAATACTGGTTCTGTTTTCTTCGTGATTTGAAGCGAATCGGAtgtttctaattttctttatgtcgaaaactatcctttttatatttacagaaattctgttttataaaaattgtcaatcGTTTATCTTGTGTTTTTTCCATTAACTTCATCTCAAACTTTAAGTGTGTGTCTCTGTCCGACGTTGTTGTGATTTTTGTGTTTGTGGGATTACGAAGTGATTTACTTCCCCGCCATAACCTCATCCTTCTGCGACGAAACGGGACGACtaagaaaaacttatattttaaaattgtaacggtaactagttacttttttcgTGACGTAACGgtaactagttactttttttCGTGGCGTAACGGTAACTAGttccttttaaaaagtaacttacccaTCACTGATATATTGCATTGAAGTTTAGCATACGAAAACATGTTTTTGATTTAGTTTAATTAACCCTTGAAAAATACACGTAGCCTTTTCGAAACGTCGGTTAAATGTATGGATGTGAACacttattcatttgaaataaaaattcaatattttatatggAACGAATGactaaaaattatggttttttttgtgtgaattattttatatttcacttTTCTTAACTCGTCTTTTACTTCTCCTCTTGCCTTTTCATATCGTTCAGTCTTCCGCAAGTCTCATCCACTTCCGTAAGTTTCCTCTTAAAATGTTCATGCTCTCGCTGCTAATCGCGCTTACCGACTGTTACCACCTGTGTACAAAAATTCCTCTACACGCAACTCCTCAATTTCCATCTAAGTCCTTTCAAATTAGTGGCACTTCCCGATATTTGATCGACGAACCGATCGAATCGAATAAAGCGATCCTAAAATGAAAGCATGTCGAATCGAAAATAACATATTCGACCATACAAAATGTGCACGTTTATTAAAAGTACATacttttaataatgattttacaTTTTCTAACTTATAATTGATGCAGTGCAGTGTTTCTCGAAGTACAAACCTTTTTTCTCGGCGTTTAAAAATTTTGGAGGACGCCGTAAGCAAATACTGACTTCTCCGAAATCACGATGCCTCGAGATAGCCATCCGATGTTTTAGTGAAATCCGCAACTGTGTGTTTCggcattttctcgaatttttttgttctttcccTTTCTATGCTCTcgctctttctttctctctctctctctctctctctctctctctctgccccTCACTTAAATCACAACTTAATAATCTTTAGAGTTAAGGGTGTTTTCCAAaaactattcaatatttatttttttaaattattatctttacAAAAAAGCCGTAACACGTGTCGAATTAAATTCGATAATCTTTCGAATTATGTTCACGCGACCTCGATGTGAATTTTGACCCTCAGGCCTTCCCCTTGTAAgactcaaaaatgaaaatttttaaagtaaagacTTTAGAGTTACGCATTGAAAATTGAATGCTTGTGTCTAGGAAGGTTTGCTGCATGAgtttagaaaaaactaatttctcccACGTTACACGCGATATTTTATCTTATTTGTGTATGGAAATTTCACATCTATGTCTGCAGAGCGAAAAGAAAGTTGACCTTTGCAACCCGCGAAGGGCAAAGTAATCTTGGCACATATGCATCAATCTGTATTACCGATAGTAAATTACTAGTTAACCATTTATCCCGTCaccaaaaattgttttgattttcaAGACGATGCTCAACAGGCATGTAAGAGTCGTATTGTCTTGCACAATAAAAGACAAAATTGCCTAATTTCTTGTTGTATGAATTTCATGATGTTCAAAGTGATTGAAAAATCCCATTCGAAATTAATAACATttcctgtcaaaaaataaaatgtctctCACATCCCATTTTTTTCCTGTCGCGAAAAATTCCTAGATTTCTGGTGCAGTAGTCCCTATGTGAAGCAGTAATTCAAACAAACTTTACATCAATactctgaaaaaatgaaaaaaattctaaacattgtatggaaaattaatacaaataactACATAAAATGTAAAGGTttgccttaaaaaatatttttagatatgcCACTAATTATTTGTGATTAATATTAAGCACAAAACTAAGATTTTCTAGCGTCGTATCCTGTAAAAATTTTCCGGTTGAAAAAGCCCTAATTGGTTCGAAACATGTTGGTTcctactatctgtccaaaaaatataggcacctcgatttttgtacagattttcaagaaaatctcggcaaaaaaaattctaaaaatgtaagaCAACATGCATGTTGCAGTTGAAGTTTTTGCCAATACTGATACGAAGTTTCAAAATGTAGACAATATTAGcgaatattttttggtgaaagaaatgtgaaaaagtaacataatcatattatcatttccgaatactaatctttgaatagctctaagtcACTGAAAGTAAATGATGAAAATTCTGAGAAAAAGATATGGCTTCGTTGATCCTTTCTGTGCAAAATTGaacttgaatgtttaaaaaattattttcttctaagtaaaatacaaaagactttCCGATAATCGAGGCAACCGTATTCTCAGCAGGTCACTATGCTCGCGCTACTGCTACGCGTGCAAATACGACCTTCACTCGAACTCAAGCTGTTTACACAGTCCCTAAGtcctaatgtaaaaaaataaggaTACAATTGCCTCGATTATCataaagtcttttgtattttacttagaagaaaataattttctaaacattcaagtgcaactttttgctcattgaaaatacatacaACCCATTCAGAAGCCAGAAATGTGTAATTcgcttcaagaatcatctctgtacgttccttaGTTTCGCAGATGACACCTCCCTGAGTTTTTGTTAActtgttaacaaataattgtttttggctttaaatttcacCATTCTGCACAGAAAGGATCAACGAAGTcatatcttttttttcagaatttattttcagtaacttagagctattcaaagttgagtattcggaaatgataatatgattatggtacttttcacatttctttcgccaggaaataatcgctaatcatgtgaacattttgaaactccGTATCAGTATTGGCAAAAACCTTCACCTGTAACACGCATCTGTAcatctgtacaaaaatcgaggtgactttattttttgaacagataATAGTAGTTTAAGATGTTTCTCGTGTTGTCGTAGTTGTCAAAAATTTTGGTCTACAGTACGTCGTAGCAAATCCGTAACGTTCGAGGATAGGTCGGGGAACAATTGATTTggcgaaaatttaataatttccacaGTTATATTCACTTAGTGAAACGATTAATGCTTATGTTTATTTTTCAGCACATCTAGCTAATAACCATGTTCTTCCTCCTAGTCTTGTATAATAAGCTGTCGACGcctctaattgttaaaattaaaagagtATTGCTTCCAACGAGTTTGACAACGATACGTACAAAAATTGCCGACATTAATGTCGATTATATTTTCTTAGATTCGgttaatttccttcaaatttcatGAATAGTTAGGTATTACTATTCTatttattcagttgaaatttaaaaaaattcggttGAAAAGTCGATTCGCACGAGAACCACTTTAAAGGCCGTGACTGCatgtaccgaaatttcagtacgaatAGCTGAATTTGTCGGTACGAATAGCTCCATTTGTTCACTACAAATTCCAGGGTCAAGGGATGGAGCTATATGCACCGAAATTTATATACATGTATACacttatagtttaaaaagtaCGGCGAAAGATTAAGGCCACTGGAAATCTTCAGTAAATTGAACTTCATAATCCGAGGCCAAAGAGAGAAGCGATTTGTCAAGTTCGTTGCATAAATAAGCTAAAAAGTATAAAGACATACGGTGAAGGCCTCCTTTGACGATAAATATACAAATAAGATGTCTATATCGAATGAAAATACCTAGGCTATAGTGGATTTTTCTTTACCGGCAGACTTGGGTATCTGCGGGGTGCAAGGAGTGTGAGAAGTAGATAGTATCGGGACTCTCTTTTGATCCTATGCAGTGATAAAACAGAGGTCAGTTCATAGAGctgttttttatcttttcaagaaAGTAAAAACCGATGTAGAGAACTATTTTATCTACTACATGTTTAGAGAAATGGTAGAATGCTCCAAAACTGCTGGCGATATTCTTGTGGTGCCACTAATAAGgcgcattttttttagattaatacaTAAAACATAGAATTTTCTACGGGAAAACTACTTTTACCGAGGACCTTTCTACTTTTTAGATTATGTATACAAAAACTGGCAAAATGGCTTTTCCGTTTGGCCTTAGTTTATGAAGTACAATTTTCTGACACATTCCAGGGCCTTAAGTATTTGTAgacttttttgattttgtttccTTTTTCTCTCCAATAAGCTAAAACAGGTTTGGTTAAAAACATGCTTTAccatttttgcttatttttatgatttattacaTAATATGACTTTGTTAGTGATTATGTTTCTAATGATGTTTCCGCTCTGAAAAGTTTTGTTCTTAGTTATTCAACTCTATAATAgtcaattattattcacattcccccttaactttattttttttccagGTGTTCAACGTGAAAATGCATCGGAAATCGAGGCGATAAAACAACCTAGCTAGCAGCCTCGTTGCTTAGGAATTAAGGAACAGCAGATTAAATATGCCACACCAATTTGGATTGCCCACGATGGCACACGGCATGCAGTCTCCGCCTTCGCCAACGGCTATCTTGTCAGCGTACCCGCGATTTAGTTCCGGCGTTTATCGACCCGATCACCAGGATCAAAGACTGACACGGGAAGCTATGGAACGCTACTTACGCGACCGAAGCGACATGGTCATTGTAATTCTGCACGCCAAAGTTGCTCAGAAATCGTACGGCAACGAGAAGAGGTTCTTTTGCCCTCCACCCTGCATTTATCTTTTCGGTGACGGATGGAGAATGAGACAAGAACAGATGCTACGAGAAGGGGAATCTGAACAGTCCTCGCAGCTTTGCGCCTTCATTGGGATTGGTAATTCTGACCAGGACATGCAGCAGCTTGATCTCAACAATGGAAAGCAGTACTGTGCTGCAAAAACCTTATACATATCGGACTCTGACAAGAGAAAACATTTTATGCTCTCTGTGAAGATGTTCTACGGTAATGGACACGATATCGGCGTCTTCCACAGTAAACGAATAAAGGTAATATCGAAGCCTTCCAAGAAAAAGCAGTCTTTAAAGAACGCGGACCTCTGCATCGCGAGTGGAACGAAAGTAGCTCTCTTTAACCGTCTGCGATCGCAGACAGTCAGCACTAGATATTTACATGTAGAGAATGGAAATTTCCATGCCAGCTCCACGCAGTGGGGAGCATTCACGATCCATCTTCTAGACGACAACGAGAGCGAGTCAGAAGAGTTCCAGGTCAGAGATGGATACGTTCATTATGGCAGCACAGTGAAACTCGTATGTTCAGTCACCGGTATGGCACTACCTCGACTAGTCATTCGCAAGGTGGATAAACAAATGGCAAGTTTAGAAGCCGATGATCCTGTCTCGCAGTTGCATAAGTGTGCCTTCTACATGAAGGACACTGACCACATGTACTTGTGTCTCTCACAGGAAAGGATCATTCAGTTTCAGGCGACTCTCTGTCCTAAGGAGGCAAATAAAGAGATGATTAATGATGGTGCCTGCTGGACTATAATCAGCACTGATAAAGCTGAGTACCAATTTTTCGAAGGCATGGGTCCTGTGCGTTCACCTGTGACTCCAGTTCCGCTCGTTCATAGTCTGCACCTTAATGGCGGTGGCGATGTGGCAATGCTAGAATTGACTGGAGACAATTTCACTCCAAATCTTCGAGTCTGGTTTGGCGACGTGGAAGCGGAAACAATGTATAGATGTCAGGAGAGCATGCTCTGTGTTGTTCCTGACATTTCCCTCTTCAGAGGCGAGTGGCTCTGGGTGCGCCAGCCAACGCAGGTTCCAGTTTCTCTGGTACGCAACGACGGCATAATTTATGCGACTGGGCTGACATTTACGTACACGCCAGAGCCAGGTCCACGTCCACATTGTCCTCCGGCAGATGATATCATGAGGGCACCCCGGTCCATGCACAATCAATCTAGCATGCCACCCGCTATTGCAGATGTGCCTTGGACAACGCATCAACCACCACAAGCGGGCCTCTGATATTTTCAAGGCGACTGCAAAGCGAACCAAAGCACCCGGAGtgattttattaattctataCCTGTTTTCCAAAATAGTAGTGATTCTTGCCATGATATTAAAGAGAGAATATTGGACacaaagagagagaaagagaactGTGACTGTGCAGAATCGTAGCAGTCCGAGTGTTTTAAAGGAACTCACATGTGTAGGTTGCTGTAAAATGTACATTATTATACAGAATGTAAAGAGAGAGCCTTAAAAAAGCTAAAAGAGTAATTATTTATGATGCATATATAAATCATAACTTCCAAAACATTTGTGCAAAAGCTTTTGGAAGTTAAATGTGAAaggtttaaaataatacaatgtgcgaaaaaataaaaccataataATTAAGTACGGTAGCCACTGGgcccaaaattgtttttaaatttatagtagaAAAAATAATGCATTCATATTGAATGTCACATGATATAACATAAAATTATGCTCCCAATGAAAGATTAAGTACATTGatattttaccgaaatttacTGTCGTCATACCTTTTATATAATGATTTGGTGTTCGGTTGGTTGATCAGTTTAGTGTATAGGCGGCGTTACTGTACAAAAACCATTGTCGATAGTTTCTGAATTTGACGATTATATTTACTGTATTATACAAGAATTCATGAGATAGTAATCAACAGCATATAAGGTTCATTATTTCTGAACCTCCCGAACTTTATAGACTTGTAATAGCATCCCTCCTCGAGCTACAGggaataaaattttcattccCAGCGAAAAACCGTTATTTTCAAATGATCAAAACTTGCTTTCCACAAATgcgaattgaattttcaatacagaatTTCTGAAAAGGTTTTCATGCCCTTCCGTTctatctaatattttattttatttttaatgttgacaTACAAATTAcgatttaaaatgttcatttaacaTTTTCTGTTCTATGGGTacttttgattttgttttaaaatcattttaaaagaaagatttccaattaaaacattGATCGGCATTATGGGACTGCAAATAGCTTTGCGGTTATAGTAATATAAGAGAGCGAAATCATCCATTGCGCGCTCTAAGTATAACAGACCGACCAGTCTAGCCAGTTCACCGCTCGCTGATTCATTCAAATGCGATTCATTTAAAAACAACTTTGGTGCAGAAATCTTACAAAACCTACATTCAGGTGTTCTAGATGCATCggcattttttttatgtaattatatacAAATTAGGGAGCAAACATGTTTTTAAGGGACGTTCACTAATTATGTAACCCCTTTTGACTCTCCTTTCTTCCTTAACACATTTTTCGAGGTTTTCCTGTAAATGTTCACCACCACTGCAATAGAAATAAAATANNNNNNNNNNNNNNNNNNNNNNNNNNNNNNNNNNNNNNNNNNNNNNNNNNNNNNNNNNNNNNNNNNNNNNNNNNNNNNNNNNNNNNNNNNNNNNNNNNNNGCCTGTTAGAGCGCTTAAAGGAGGGTTTCGCTTGAATATGATGCTGGTAAAAGTCCACTATCGTATAGAGTGCCTCGTGCTTCATGCTTTATGCTGTTGgtacttttcaattttcttttcttaaagctctttcggttttaacaaatacattctcatcatgtatctcgcgCTTCACGTTCGATTAATGTATGTCCAAAAGACCAAGTTTTCTATATTATGATAAACGCTATTATATTAAACgtatatttctataaatatta
This DNA window, taken from Belonocnema kinseyi isolate 2016_QV_RU_SX_M_011 chromosome 9, B_treatae_v1, whole genome shotgun sequence, encodes the following:
- the LOC117179584 gene encoding suppressor of hairless protein-like, which translates into the protein MPHQFGLPTMAHGMQSPPSPTAILSAYPRFSSGVYRPDHQDQRLTREAMERYLRDRSDMVIVILHAKVAQKSYGNEKRFFCPPPCIYLFGDGWRMRQEQMLREGESEQSSQLCAFIGIGNSDQDMQQLDLNNGKQYCAAKTLYISDSDKRKHFMLSVKMFYGNGHDIGVFHSKRIKVISKPSKKKQSLKNADLCIASGTKVALFNRLRSQTVSTRYLHVENGNFHASSTQWGAFTIHLLDDNESESEEFQVRDGYVHYGSTVKLVCSVTGMALPRLVIRKVDKQMASLEADDPVSQLHKCAFYMKDTDHMYLCLSQERIIQFQATLCPKEANKEMINDGACWTIISTDKAEYQFFEGMGPVRSPVTPVPLVHSLHLNGGGDVAMLELTGDNFTPNLRVWFGDVEAETMYRCQESMLCVVPDISLFRGEWLWVRQPTQVPVSLVRNDGIIYATGLTFTYTPEPGPRPHCPPADDIMRAPRSMHNQSSMPPAIADVPWTTHQPPQAGL